The genomic window ATACGGCATCATTCAGAAACACAAAAAACTAATGCCAAACAAGAATGGACTTTATTAGTGTGTAGCAGGGTGATGTCATAACTGGGGTTGGTCATATCTAAGTGTATATTACAAGTCTGTAAGGTTTTTCTTAGACTGGCTAACTGCAGTGTGTGTAGCTGTTGGCTACTGTAAGATGCAGACAAGGAAAGAATAAATAGTACAGAGGCTGGACGGATGAAGACATCGAAGGGCAAAGCAGAGGGACGGGAGGAGGAAAAGGCAGGCACATTAGAAGAACGGTTACGGTTTGGTCCTTAGTGAAATGAATCGAAAGAAGCCGTCTGTAGGCACTTCTGTAGCTGAATGGTAGGTGACAGGGGTGTCAGTTTGTTTATGTCAGACAGGGGTTCTAAGGAGCAGCATGGGTAGAGAGCTGGGATAAACAGTTTAGCTGTTTGTGAGCTAAGGTCACCCGCCAaccctcttcactctcctccaccctcctcctctcctcctctcctccaaacCCCTCTCTAACACCGTCCCGTCTCACACCGCGTGCAAGCCCCCATGGCTTCTTGTGCAGAGAGGGGGCATGTTCGCAGAGGGAGACACCATGTAACCCCCCCGCTCCACCACCAACCAAGCTATCTCAGCACCACACATCTCTTTGTGTCTCCTCTACAATCGACTCGGACACTCCAGGAGATGGGAAGCTGGGGGAGGAACAGGGATTTCAGACGGGTGGGTCTCATCAATACTCCCTGTCTCACCTCCATCCTGTCCCTGCTCACCCCTGGTGTGTAAGTGGATGTTGCCCAGGCACTGTTCTAGTGTTAAAATATGATGTTGCAATGAAACAGTGGAGCTGAGAGACActccagagagggggggggggggggggggggcagtgtatGACGGGAGGGATGAAATGGATATGGTGTTTGGCCCTAGAGAGAGAGTTACATCAGCTTCTTGTCTTTTTCACCAACAGTCTTCTGCAAAAGCACTGTCATTCACACGTCATCTTCTTGTCTGAGACCCACATCCTGTCACTCGCTAACCCCAGCAACTATACTTTCATCTTGACTTCTCAACATCCACTCAAACCACAACAAACTTAAGCACGTCCTGACCACTCTGCGCTAGACTGAATAACAATCACTACATTTCAACGGCCCCTGCTTCCTCTTGGCTACTATCGCAAACAATATGAAACATTTCCCATTCTGCTCTGTCACTTTATTATGAGCTGCAAAAAAATAATTTCCAAGCATTAAGTCTGTTAATCACGAGGGTAGTAGTCCAAGACCCTTCCTTCTAAGGTGCATGGCCACACTTCCCCAGCACTAAAGACCTATATCCTCTCAGTTTAGCGAAAATCGCAACTAGCAAAAATGCTAAACAATCCTTATACAGGTGGGTCGAGTATAGAGGGAATTTAAATTGTTTGGTTTCAGCAACAAAATGCAAATCTCCTAAGGTATTTTGTATGGATGTAGCTGGTGCTCTAGGTGGGGGTGAGATGAAGAGGGGAAGAAGGGGATATGGTAGAGATGTCTTGGTTGCAAGAGTGTATAATGAATACTGTGGGGAGTGGGTGGACTTTGAGGTTGGAGAAGAGGAGGGTTGGCCTTTAGGTCAGTCTTTccctttttaattaaaataaaaaatgaagtaTTACGATAGAAGTTGTCATATATCAATCTACAAAATCAAACTTATCCTGAAACATTTTCCGCAAGGGCTTTCTAAAAAGCGTTTACTGGGCGAGTGGGGACATGTATGAAGATCATANNNNNNNNNNNNNNNNNNNNNNNNNTGCTAACCCCAGCAACTATACTTTCATCTTGACTTCTCACATCCACTCAAACCACACAACTTCAGCACGACTCCTGCCACTAGCTGAATAACAATCACTACATTTCAAGGCCTCCTCTCTGGCTACTATCCAAACACAATGAAAACATTTCCCATTCTGATCTGTCACTATTATTATGAgctgaacaaaaaataaatttCCAAGCATTAAGTCTGTTAATCACGAAGGGTAGTAGTCCAAGACCCTTCCTTCTAAGGTGCATGGCCACACTTCCCAGCACTAAAGCCTATCTCCAGTTACAGCAAAAATGCTAACAAGGATGCAATGAGGgattatttttgtttcaacaaAATGCAACTCCTAAGTATTTAATGATGTAGCATGGTCTGGGGGTGATGatgaagaggggaggaaggggatggTGAAGTGGTTGCAACTGGGGGGACTTTGAGGTTTGGAGAAGAGGGAGGTGCCTGGTCAGGAAAGGGTGTCATTATCATGCAAGGCCTCTAAGCGTTACTGGGGAGTGGGGACAGTATGACAGACATATAGCWAGCACCATTTGTGTCCTTTAAGGACTGTCAGGAATCTCCTTCCTCTCAGCCGTAGACTCCTTAATGATCTGAAACACAGAGAGCAGGGAACAGGGCATGTTAGGTTGTAGATGCAGCAGTAGGGAGGGACTGTCTATAAGTGATCTGAAAGCTTGTGAAATTGCATGTATTGAATAATACAATGTAGCATGCTGCCCTCTGGAGGAGCTAAGCAGGAAGSAAGCACATTCACACATCTGATATGGGAATAAATCCCCCATGGATTCATTCAATGATCTATGATGTTCTACATACCTCCCCGTCTCTAGTCTCCACAGTCCGCACTATGATGCTCCTCTTGACATGGGCCTCTGGAGAGAACTTAGTGTCCATACTGGTCTCTATActcagggagagggtgagagagacctTTAGCTTTCAGATGCCCATGAATCCAGTCAGAgccgaatcctaacttgagatMTATGCATCAGCACATCATTCATATGGCTGGGGTAAATTATTATATGCCATGATAGACRATGCTAATATGTCTGGGTCAGGATACCCTTACTCACCTCTGAACTGCAGGTTGGAGAAGCTCTGCATTGGAACAGTGAtcctgaggaagaggaagagagagtatcAGTAACTACCAGCCACCACCTATTGTCTTTTCTTTCTTCATCACGCTGTCTCCTCCCGACCCAGCTCATTAGATCCacattattttttttcactttattccctccaacaccctctctctccttccctcctccctcctccctcctctcttcctaccttctaccctccttcctctccaccctcctctccctccaccatcctcctccctctccaccgtTATCTCCtcacctgctctcctctccctccagcagcTTCCTGTAGGTAGCGATCTCTATGTCCAGGGCCAGTTTGACGTTGAGCAGGTCCTGGTACTCCTGCAGGTGTCTGGCCATCCCCTCCTTCAGAGTCTGGATCTCCTCCTCCAGATGACCCACCGTATCCTGGTAACAAGCCGTCTCCATGGAGAAACGGTCCTCCATCTCGCGCAGCTGCTGCTCCAGAGACTCGTTctgcaggagaggaggaagagagggagaaggaaaggaagggGGTAGAGGTTTGGAaagagatgaaagaggagaggTGGTTCAGTTAGAGAGGGGAGTCATGGAACTCATGGTCTTCTCATGTCTCATTGTTGATACAGCACACTCTGCTCTGATTGGACAACTCACTGTTCCACGGAGCGCCTCCACGTCACAGGTCATGGCCTGGAGTTGCCGTCGGTACTCGTTGCCCTCCTGTTTGGCCAATCGCAAGGCGTCTGCATTCCGAGTAGCTGCGTCGGTCAAGTCGGTAAACTGTGCATAACAACAAAAGGAGAGACAGGACAGTTTAAAAGTCTGCATCTTATAGTGTGTTGTCAATGTGTGCATTGTGCAACACCAGGCTGTATGCATGTTTATCTGTATGgtagtgtgtctgcctgtgtgtctgcctaCAGGCGTACAGtaatgtgtgtacatgtatgtgcaATAGCCCAAGCTTTCTGATATGACCTTGGAGCGGTACCACTCCTCCGTCTCCTGAATGTTCGAGGAGGCCACGGATTCATACTGGACCCGGATGTCCCTCAGAGCAGCAGTCAGGTCTGGCTTGGACACGTCCACATCCACATGGACCTGCTGGGCCATCAGCTGCTCCTGCAGCTCACGCAGCTCCTATAGAGAACCAACCACAGGCTTACAGGTTAAAGGTCACCTCTTTCACTCTCTGAATATTCACTATTTACTTTAGAGATGGAAACAAAGGTTGGTCAGTAAGGACTAGAGATTGCCATAGAGACGAGGGGAAGCTGAAGCGCACCTCCTCGTGGATCTTCTTGAGGAAGGCAATCTCATCCTGCAGCGCGTCTATCTTCCTCTCCAACTGGACACGGTTCAGAGACGCCTCATCCACGTCCTGCACACAGAGAATCCTTAGGTCAATGTGACATGTATATTCCTCATATAAAAACACGGGCTGTGAAGATCACATGCAAACAGGGACATGGTCAATAATAGTGAAATTGATACAAATTATGAGAGAAATGACCTCACCTGTCTAAAGGCGTTCAAGTTGCCCTCTGCATCCTGTCTAAGAACCATCTCATCTTGCAGTCTGattgaaagagaaagggagagtgaggaAAAATAGAAYACAGACAGATAAAAGGAGAGGCAGTGTTAGGGTGCACACTAAGTCCACTCATTGGTCACGCAAAGAGGATCAATGCACCTCAGATAAAGCATAGTTRCAASCRATTCTCTATTGATACAAAGTCAATGAATCCCAGTCAMGAWCKCACCAATGACRCAATATATATGATCATGTTTTCCATCCAGAAAAGTGAAGGGATCATGATCAGSATATGATTAAATGTGTRTATGTATGAATATCRTTGTATACATAATGACATGAATAAACTGATGATAAGGACTGTGTGAGTACCACTTGTCTTCCATGCTGCAGTAGCAGAGTTGGCAGTAGGTGGGCTGAGCTCAGTGGAATGGAGAGCTTACACATCATTAGCCATTCACTTCTATACATCAGCCTGCCATCAGCCTTTCAGCCTTGCAAAGAGCAGTCTACGCAAACAGTGAATctgagaaaaatggctttaaagtattttttttactctCCAGACAAATATGTTGTAGGTAGATAAGTGATAATGCACTGATATATTATCTTATTATAACATGACCACTTACCTGACCTATGACCCCTAAAATGCTGATACTGCACTCTGCCTTTGTATGACAAACAACTATATGGGTAATGCAAAAGAAAAGTACAGTATctacaatctaaatgtgtttatCAAACGTTTTGACTGtctcatggtgtgtgtgagggtgtgttatGATCGGGATGGCCTGAACTCAGAACCAGATAGAATACCAAGGCAAACTGCACAAACTTCACTTAGTAACTTCACTTACTGCTGTTTGCGTTGGTTCTTACGTGgatattgtagttacttcacattTTAAACAAAATTTTCTTTGAAAATGGAAGATAATTCAACCAGGAGACTACAAAGCCTGATTTCAGTCTTAACTCAATTTGACCAAATGTGTAGTTACTGCTGTTTTCAATTGTATGACAGAGAACATCTCTGATCTTCTCAATATCAGATTCTAAATGTTTTGCAGTGAAGTAAAATCCTAAtagtcaaatcaaagtgtattggttgcgtacacagatttgcagatgttatcgcagatgCACTAGTACTGGTACCCATTGTGtaatttttctctttttctctctgcattgtaggGAAGGgaccataagtaagcatttcactgttaatctacacctgttgtttaagaagtgacaaatacaattttattttattttatttgcgcagcgaaatgcttataaaATGCTTATAAATGCTTCATCATCATAATAGTacattatagtatatatatatatttatactttaCAAACATACTTTTTCATTATTTAGTTCTCTAAAACT from Salvelinus sp. IW2-2015 unplaced genomic scaffold, ASM291031v2 Un_scaffold3374, whole genome shotgun sequence includes these protein-coding regions:
- the LOC112075756 gene encoding glial fibrillary acidic protein-like, producing MMGLNDRFASFIEKVRFLEQQNTVLVTELNQLRGKEPSRLGDIFQEELRELRRQVDGLSAGKARLEIERDNMAADVATLKQRLQDEMVLRQDAEGNLNAFRQDVDEASLNRVQLERKIDALQDEIAFLKKIHEEELRELQEQLMAQQVHVDVDVSKPDLTAALRDIRVQYESVASSNIQETEEWYRSKFTDLTDAATRNADALRLAKQEGNEYRRQLQAMTCDVEALRGTNESLEQQLREMEDRFSMETACYQDTVGHLEEEIQTLKEGMARHLQEYQDLLNVKLALDIEIATYRKLLEGEESRITVPMQSFSNLQFRETSMDTKFSPEAHVKRSIIVRTVETRDGEIIKESTAERKEIPDSP